In the genome of Desulfofarcimen acetoxidans DSM 771, one region contains:
- the rpoB gene encoding DNA-directed RNA polymerase subunit beta — translation MVYAEKLGTRERLNFGKFKEVLDLPNLIEVQRNSYKWFLKNGLREVFHDISPIQDFTGNLVLEFLDYTLGEPKYFVEECKERDVTYAAPLRVKVRLINKETGEVKEQEVFMGDFPLMTEKGTFIINGAERVIVSQLVRSPGVYFAEQIDPSGKKLFSATIIPNRGAWLEFETDVNDHVFVRIDRTRKIPATVLIRALGYSSDAMVMEEFGEDKNIQETLSRDNTGSEEDALVEIYKRLRPGEPPTVESARTLLETLFFDPKRYDLANVGRYKLHKKLQHGVLYRYPEEQSGKIEYDEILKQELPVEREFIRELTPKDILDTIKYLLRLVQGITEEKDPLGRNIEYTVDDIDHLGNRRLRSVGELLQNQFRIGLSRMERVVRERMTIQDVDVITPQVLINIRPVVASIKEFFGSSQLSQFMDQTNPLAELTHKRRLSALGPGGLSRERAGFEVRDVHHSHYGRMCPIETPEGPNIGLIGSLSTYARINQFGFIETPYRRVDKEKRIVTNEIEYLTADVEDRNIIAQANAPLNKEGFFTEQAVNARHGHEILKVPGEKIDFMDVSPKQVFSIATALIPFLEHDDANRALMGANMQRQAVPLVKAQAPVVGTGVEYKAARDSGVVPLARKSGIVEKVTANDIMIRSDDGTSDYHKLLKFTRSNQGTCINQRPIVTKGQRVDEGDIIADGPATDNGELALGRNILVAFMPWDGYNYEDAILISEKAVKEDFFTSIHIEEYECDARDTKLGPEEITRDIPNVGEEILKDLDDRGIIRVGAEVRPGDIMVGKVTPKGETELTAEERLLRAIFGEKAREVRDTSLRVPHGEAGKIVDVKVFSRDNGDELPPGVNHLVRVYIAQKRKISVGDKMAGRHGNKGVVARIMPEEDMPFLPDGTPIEIVLNPLGVPSRMNIGQVLETHLGWAARKLGCYVSTPVFNGATESDILEFLRKADLPDTAKTTLHDGRTGEPFDNPITVGYVYMLKLHHLVDDKIHARSTGPYSLVTQQPLGGKAQFGGQRFGEMEVWALEAYGSAYTLQEILTVKSDDVVGRVKTYEAIVKGENVPEPGVPESFKVLIKELQSLGLDVKVLSEDDREIEIKEIEEDIVETAKELGIDLQDGGSKSTQKERIDPPGCSIERVDDDLEDELEEDDEEFNEDFLLQEVKLAQGGKLSEDIIDEPADEEDFLDAEDEDFADDIVGVKSKRLSNTDEWDEDLDYPDEDYDLDDE, via the coding sequence ATGGTCTATGCTGAAAAGCTGGGTACTAGAGAGCGGCTGAATTTCGGTAAATTTAAAGAGGTACTTGATTTACCCAACCTTATTGAGGTGCAGAGAAATTCTTATAAGTGGTTTCTTAAAAACGGCTTGCGGGAAGTATTTCATGACATTTCTCCTATTCAGGATTTTACAGGAAATTTAGTACTGGAATTTTTGGATTATACTTTGGGTGAACCCAAGTATTTTGTGGAAGAATGTAAAGAGCGTGATGTAACCTATGCTGCACCGCTGAGAGTTAAAGTGCGGTTAATAAATAAAGAAACCGGTGAAGTAAAAGAGCAGGAAGTCTTCATGGGTGATTTCCCTTTGATGACAGAAAAGGGAACCTTTATTATTAATGGTGCCGAGCGGGTAATTGTCAGCCAGTTGGTAAGGTCGCCCGGTGTGTATTTCGCTGAACAAATAGATCCCAGCGGAAAGAAACTATTCTCCGCTACAATAATTCCTAACAGGGGTGCCTGGTTGGAGTTTGAAACAGATGTCAATGATCATGTTTTTGTGCGCATTGATCGCACCAGGAAAATCCCGGCAACAGTTTTGATCCGCGCCCTTGGCTACAGTTCTGATGCCATGGTAATGGAAGAGTTCGGTGAGGATAAGAATATCCAGGAAACCTTGAGCAGGGACAACACCGGTTCCGAAGAGGATGCTTTGGTAGAAATTTATAAAAGACTGCGGCCGGGTGAACCCCCTACTGTGGAAAGTGCTCGCACCTTACTGGAAACCTTATTTTTTGATCCGAAGCGCTATGATTTAGCCAATGTAGGGCGTTATAAATTACATAAAAAATTGCAGCACGGAGTACTGTATCGTTACCCGGAAGAACAAAGCGGCAAGATAGAATATGATGAGATTCTCAAACAGGAATTGCCGGTTGAAAGAGAATTTATCCGTGAACTGACGCCAAAGGATATTCTGGATACGATAAAATACCTGCTGCGTTTAGTACAGGGTATTACAGAAGAAAAAGACCCTCTGGGTAGAAATATAGAGTATACGGTTGATGATATCGATCACTTGGGCAACAGGCGCTTGAGATCTGTTGGTGAACTGTTGCAGAACCAGTTTCGTATTGGTTTATCCAGGATGGAAAGGGTTGTTCGTGAAAGAATGACCATTCAAGATGTGGATGTGATTACACCACAAGTTTTGATCAATATCCGGCCTGTGGTAGCATCCATAAAAGAGTTTTTTGGTTCCAGCCAGCTATCACAATTTATGGATCAAACTAACCCGCTGGCCGAATTAACACATAAGCGCCGTTTATCTGCTCTGGGACCGGGTGGATTAAGCCGTGAGAGAGCCGGTTTTGAGGTGCGCGACGTACACCACTCCCACTACGGGCGTATGTGTCCTATTGAAACTCCTGAAGGTCCTAACATTGGATTAATAGGTTCTCTGAGCACATATGCGAGGATAAACCAGTTTGGTTTTATTGAAACACCATACAGACGTGTAGATAAGGAAAAAAGAATTGTAACCAATGAGATAGAGTACCTGACTGCCGATGTTGAAGATAGGAATATCATCGCTCAGGCTAACGCGCCGCTGAATAAAGAAGGCTTTTTTACAGAGCAGGCGGTCAATGCCAGACATGGCCATGAGATTCTAAAAGTGCCGGGTGAAAAGATCGACTTTATGGACGTTTCTCCTAAGCAGGTGTTTAGTATTGCCACAGCTTTAATCCCGTTTTTGGAGCACGATGATGCCAACCGTGCTTTGATGGGAGCAAACATGCAGCGCCAGGCGGTTCCTCTTGTTAAGGCCCAGGCGCCTGTAGTCGGCACAGGTGTTGAATATAAAGCTGCCCGTGACTCGGGTGTTGTGCCTTTGGCCAGGAAAAGCGGCATAGTCGAAAAGGTTACGGCTAATGATATTATGATTAGGTCAGATGACGGTACATCTGATTATCATAAATTATTAAAATTCACTCGTTCCAACCAGGGCACTTGCATTAACCAGAGACCCATTGTAACTAAAGGCCAGAGAGTTGACGAGGGAGACATAATAGCAGACGGTCCGGCTACGGATAATGGTGAGCTGGCGTTGGGCCGCAACATTTTGGTGGCCTTTATGCCCTGGGATGGTTATAACTATGAAGATGCTATATTAATCAGTGAAAAAGCCGTTAAAGAGGACTTTTTTACCTCTATCCATATAGAAGAGTATGAGTGTGACGCCCGTGATACGAAGCTTGGTCCGGAAGAGATAACTCGCGATATTCCAAATGTAGGAGAAGAAATTTTAAAAGATCTGGATGACCGCGGGATTATACGGGTGGGAGCCGAAGTGCGTCCAGGCGATATTATGGTTGGCAAAGTAACGCCCAAAGGTGAAACAGAGTTAACCGCGGAAGAAAGACTCCTGCGTGCTATTTTTGGCGAAAAAGCCAGAGAAGTACGGGATACATCCTTGCGTGTACCGCACGGTGAAGCAGGTAAAATTGTAGATGTTAAGGTGTTTTCCCGTGATAATGGGGACGAATTGCCTCCCGGCGTGAATCACCTTGTACGGGTTTATATAGCCCAGAAAAGGAAAATATCAGTGGGAGATAAGATGGCTGGGCGGCATGGCAACAAAGGGGTTGTAGCCCGTATTATGCCGGAAGAGGATATGCCGTTTTTGCCGGACGGTACCCCCATAGAGATTGTATTGAATCCACTGGGCGTGCCTTCCCGCATGAATATCGGGCAGGTGCTGGAAACACACCTCGGTTGGGCAGCCCGGAAACTTGGTTGTTATGTATCTACCCCAGTTTTTAACGGTGCCACAGAAAGTGATATTTTAGAGTTTTTGAGAAAGGCCGATTTGCCTGATACAGCTAAAACGACGCTGCATGACGGGAGAACAGGTGAACCTTTTGATAACCCGATTACAGTTGGTTACGTATATATGTTAAAACTGCACCACCTGGTGGATGATAAGATTCATGCCCGTTCTACCGGCCCTTATTCACTGGTTACCCAGCAGCCTCTTGGCGGTAAAGCTCAATTTGGCGGTCAGAGATTTGGTGAGATGGAAGTTTGGGCGTTGGAGGCTTACGGTTCAGCTTATACCTTACAGGAAATCTTAACGGTGAAGTCAGATGATGTTGTAGGACGAGTTAAAACCTACGAGGCAATTGTAAAAGGTGAAAATGTACCTGAGCCTGGTGTGCCGGAATCTTTTAAGGTGCTGATAAAAGAGTTGCAGAGCTTGGGGTTGGATGTAAAGGTGCTTTCCGAGGACGACAGGGAAATTGAAATTAAAGAGATCGAAGAAGATATTGTGGAAACAGCCAAGGAATTAGGTATTGATTTGCAGGATGGAGGTTCCAAGTCTACGCAAAAAGAAAGGATTGATCCGCCTGGTTGCTCAATTGAGCGGGTCGATGATGATCTGGAGGATGAGTTGGAAGAAGATGATGAGGAGTTTAACGAAGACTTTTTGCTCCAGGAGGTTAAGCTGGCTCAAGGTGGAAAATTATCCGAGGATATTATTGATGAGCCGGCAGATGAAGAGGATTTTCTTGATGCTGAAGATGAGGATTTTGCCGATGATATTGTCGGCGTAAAATCTAAGCGGCTCTCCAATACTGATGAATGGGACGAAGATTTAGATTACCCGGACGAAGATTATGACCTGGATGATGAATAA
- the rpoC gene encoding DNA-directed RNA polymerase subunit beta' produces MLDLNNFDRIRIGLASPEQIREWSSGEVKKPETINYRTLKPERDGLFCERIFGPTRDWECHCGKYKRVRYKGVVCDRCGVEVTRSKVRRERLGHIELAAPVSHIWYFKGIPSRMGLLLDMSPRALEKVLYFVSYIVTDQGNTTLIKKQLLTETEYRDNKEKFGNEFHAGMGAEAIKILLEEINLNEMSRELRAELKEVTGQRKIRAIRRLEVVEAFKKSGNRPEWMIMDVVPVIPPELRPMVQLDGGRFATSDLNDLYRRVINRNNRLKRLLDLGAPDIIVRNEKRMLQEAVDALIDNGRRGRPVTGPGNRPLKSLSDMLKGKQGRFRQNLLGKRVDYSGRSVIVVGPRLQLHQCGLPKEMALELFKPFVMKRLVNEGCAHNIKSAKRMVERVRSEVWDVLEDVIKEHPVLLNRAPTLHRLGIQAFEPILVEGKAIQIHPMVCTAYNADFDGDQMAVHVPLSAEAQAEARLLMLSANNILNPKDGKPVAIPTQDMVLGCYYLTVEKKGDFGEGKAFKDEDEAIMAYYNKACSLHARIRVRRSDGKLLSTTIGRLIFNAVIPEELGYINKVVDKKVSSKIVDDCYRKLGYAATANLLDGIKTLGYEFATRAGVTVGVADVTIPEAKKEILLESEQKVRDIERQYRRGLITEDERYRQVINIWNSATDRVTKALMTSLDKFNPVYMMATSGARGNIQQIRQLAGMRGLMADPSGRIIDLPIKANFREGLTVLEYFISTHGARKGLADTALRTADSGYLTRRLVDVSQDVIVREVDCGTAEGIEVGEVRDGTEIIEKIEDRIEGRVLVEDIIDPRTGEILVACRNEDGTPHEVSREDTERIKDVNERESNEEIQKKVESIKIRSVLTCKSRYGVCINCYGRNLATGRKVDIGEAVGIIAAQSIGEPGTQLTMRTFHTGGVAGDDITQGLPRVEELFEARRPKGQAVVTEITGNVEIREVKGRREIEVTAVDSGEATVYAVPFGARIKVRDGQRVEAGDALTEGSVNPHDLLKIKGTRGVQVYLLQEVQRVYGLQGVDINDKHIEVMIRQMLRKVKVEEQGDTSLLPGGLIDIFEFEEENSAVIAEGGEPATARAVLLGITKASLATDSFLSAASFQETTRVLTEAAIKGKLDPLLGLKENVIIGKLVPAGTGMSRYRNIELLSGNNDQDDAGVMDERQ; encoded by the coding sequence TTGCTGGATCTTAATAATTTTGATCGTATTCGGATTGGATTGGCATCCCCTGAACAGATTCGCGAGTGGTCAAGCGGTGAGGTTAAGAAACCTGAGACTATCAATTACCGGACATTAAAACCGGAAAGAGATGGCTTGTTTTGTGAACGTATTTTTGGACCCACCAGGGATTGGGAATGTCATTGCGGCAAGTACAAAAGGGTTCGTTATAAAGGAGTGGTTTGTGATCGTTGCGGTGTGGAAGTGACTCGTTCCAAGGTGCGTAGAGAAAGATTGGGACATATTGAACTGGCTGCGCCGGTATCGCATATTTGGTACTTTAAAGGTATACCCAGTCGAATGGGTTTACTGTTGGATATGTCTCCTCGCGCTCTGGAAAAAGTATTGTACTTTGTCTCCTATATCGTAACTGATCAGGGTAATACTACTCTTATTAAAAAGCAGCTGTTAACTGAAACGGAATATCGTGATAATAAGGAAAAGTTCGGCAACGAGTTTCATGCCGGCATGGGTGCCGAAGCGATTAAGATTCTTTTGGAAGAAATAAATTTGAATGAGATGAGCAGGGAGCTCCGTGCTGAACTAAAGGAAGTTACAGGGCAGCGAAAGATAAGAGCAATTCGTCGGCTGGAAGTTGTCGAAGCTTTTAAGAAATCCGGCAATCGGCCGGAATGGATGATTATGGATGTGGTTCCTGTTATTCCGCCTGAACTAAGGCCAATGGTGCAATTAGACGGGGGGAGGTTTGCCACCTCGGATTTAAATGATTTGTACCGTCGTGTGATTAACCGGAACAACCGTTTAAAGAGACTGCTGGATTTGGGTGCACCGGATATCATAGTTCGTAATGAAAAGAGAATGCTCCAGGAAGCAGTGGATGCTTTAATTGATAATGGCCGGCGAGGCCGGCCGGTAACAGGTCCGGGCAACCGTCCTTTGAAATCCTTAAGCGACATGCTGAAAGGCAAGCAGGGCAGGTTCAGACAGAACCTGCTGGGTAAGAGGGTAGACTATTCGGGTCGCTCGGTTATTGTAGTTGGTCCCCGCCTGCAGTTGCACCAGTGTGGTTTGCCCAAAGAGATGGCGCTGGAATTATTTAAACCTTTTGTAATGAAAAGATTGGTGAACGAGGGTTGCGCGCATAATATAAAAAGCGCCAAGCGTATGGTTGAGCGGGTTCGTTCAGAAGTTTGGGACGTTCTGGAAGATGTTATTAAGGAGCACCCGGTCCTGTTAAACCGTGCCCCGACTTTGCACCGTTTAGGAATTCAGGCTTTCGAACCGATTTTAGTAGAGGGTAAAGCTATTCAGATTCACCCGATGGTGTGTACTGCCTATAATGCTGATTTTGACGGCGACCAGATGGCTGTGCACGTGCCTCTTTCCGCGGAAGCCCAGGCTGAGGCGAGATTGTTAATGCTTTCTGCCAATAATATTTTAAATCCTAAGGATGGAAAACCGGTTGCAATCCCAACGCAGGACATGGTGCTCGGTTGTTACTATCTCACGGTAGAGAAAAAAGGTGATTTTGGGGAAGGTAAAGCCTTTAAGGATGAAGATGAAGCTATTATGGCTTATTACAATAAGGCCTGCAGCCTACACGCCAGAATCAGAGTGAGGCGTTCCGACGGCAAGCTTCTTTCCACAACTATTGGCAGGCTAATTTTTAATGCGGTTATTCCAGAAGAATTGGGCTATATTAATAAAGTAGTTGACAAAAAGGTCTCCAGCAAAATAGTAGATGATTGTTACCGCAAGCTGGGCTACGCTGCTACTGCTAATCTACTGGACGGCATCAAGACACTTGGGTATGAGTTTGCTACCAGGGCCGGTGTGACAGTTGGTGTGGCTGACGTAACTATACCTGAGGCCAAGAAAGAAATATTGCTCGAATCCGAACAGAAGGTTCGCGATATTGAGAGGCAGTACAGGCGTGGTTTGATTACTGAGGATGAGAGATACCGGCAAGTGATCAATATTTGGAACAGCGCCACTGACCGGGTGACTAAAGCTCTGATGACTTCCTTGGATAAGTTTAATCCCGTGTACATGATGGCCACCTCCGGGGCCCGCGGTAATATCCAGCAGATTCGACAGTTAGCCGGTATGAGAGGCTTGATGGCTGATCCTTCGGGCAGGATTATTGACTTACCGATTAAGGCTAATTTCCGTGAAGGTCTTACTGTTTTGGAGTACTTCATTTCCACGCACGGTGCCAGAAAAGGATTGGCCGATACAGCTCTCAGGACCGCTGATTCAGGATACTTGACCAGGCGTTTAGTTGATGTTTCGCAGGACGTCATAGTAAGAGAAGTAGATTGCGGCACCGCGGAAGGCATCGAAGTGGGTGAGGTCAGGGACGGTACGGAAATTATTGAGAAGATTGAGGATCGTATTGAGGGCAGAGTACTTGTAGAGGATATTATTGATCCAAGAACCGGAGAAATACTCGTGGCCTGCCGAAATGAGGATGGAACTCCCCATGAGGTTAGCAGAGAAGATACAGAGCGAATAAAAGATGTCAACGAAAGAGAGAGCAATGAAGAAATACAGAAAAAGGTTGAAAGCATTAAAATTCGTTCGGTCTTAACCTGCAAAAGCAGGTACGGAGTTTGCATTAACTGCTATGGCCGCAACCTGGCTACCGGGAGAAAGGTGGATATCGGAGAAGCGGTAGGTATTATTGCCGCTCAGTCTATCGGTGAACCTGGTACACAGCTTACTATGCGTACCTTCCATACCGGGGGTGTGGCAGGAGATGATATAACTCAAGGTTTGCCGAGGGTAGAAGAATTATTTGAAGCCAGACGGCCCAAAGGCCAGGCTGTGGTAACTGAAATAACCGGTAACGTGGAAATTAGGGAAGTAAAAGGACGCCGTGAGATTGAGGTAACGGCTGTCGATTCCGGCGAGGCTACAGTTTATGCCGTTCCTTTTGGAGCTCGCATTAAAGTTAGGGATGGTCAGAGGGTAGAAGCGGGAGATGCCCTGACCGAAGGCTCGGTAAATCCACATGACTTGCTTAAAATTAAAGGGACGCGGGGGGTACAAGTGTACCTGCTGCAGGAAGTTCAGCGAGTATACGGTTTGCAGGGCGTTGACATTAATGATAAACACATAGAAGTGATGATCAGGCAGATGCTGCGCAAAGTAAAGGTTGAGGAACAGGGTGACACCTCATTGCTGCCGGGAGGTTTGATTGATATCTTTGAATTTGAGGAAGAGAATAGCGCTGTGATAGCTGAAGGTGGCGAACCTGCCACGGCCAGAGCCGTGCTCTTAGGTATCACCAAGGCTTCCTTGGCTACCGACTCCTTCTTGTCAGCCGCCTCATTCCAGGAAACCACCAGAGTGCTGACTGAGGCTGCTATAAAAGGCAAGCTGGATCCCCTGTTAGGCTTGAAGGAAAACGTTATTATCGGTAAATTGGTGCCCGCCGGCACAGGTATGTCTCGTTACCGTAACATCGAACTGCTGTCAGGTAACAATGACCAGGATGATGCCGGTGTTATGGATGAGAGGCAATAG
- a CDS encoding ribosomal L7Ae/L30e/S12e/Gadd45 family protein encodes MPYERLKLAQKKTVGLKQTLKACHRGNVECVYIATDAEANVTAPVQKLCQEKSIAVVKVKSMRDLGKACGIEVACAVAAAIK; translated from the coding sequence ATGCCTTATGAGCGGTTGAAACTGGCACAGAAGAAAACTGTCGGGCTGAAGCAGACCTTAAAGGCTTGCCATCGCGGAAACGTTGAGTGTGTCTATATAGCTACAGATGCAGAAGCAAATGTAACAGCGCCTGTCCAAAAGCTGTGCCAGGAGAAAAGTATCGCTGTTGTAAAGGTAAAATCAATGCGTGATTTGGGTAAAGCTTGTGGAATTGAGGTTGCCTGCGCAGTTGCAGCTGCTATAAAGTGA
- the rpsL gene encoding 30S ribosomal protein S12, whose product MPTINQLVHKGRSSLITKSTAPALKECPQKRGVCTRVYTTTPKKPNSALRKVARVRLTNGIEVTSYIPGIGHNLQEHSVVLVRGGRVKDLPGVRYHIVRGALDTAGVQNRNRSRSKYGTKRPKK is encoded by the coding sequence GTGCCGACTATTAACCAATTGGTGCATAAAGGGAGAAGCAGTCTTATAACCAAGTCAACTGCCCCCGCACTGAAGGAATGTCCCCAAAAACGGGGAGTATGTACTAGAGTGTACACTACAACACCTAAAAAACCAAACTCTGCATTGCGTAAAGTTGCCAGGGTAAGGTTGACCAATGGCATTGAGGTTACTTCCTATATTCCCGGCATTGGTCATAACCTGCAGGAGCACTCGGTGGTTCTTGTCAGGGGAGGAAGGGTAAAAGACCTGCCAGGTGTCCGTTATCATATTGTGCGCGGAGCTTTGGACACAGCCGGTGTTCAAAATAGGAACAGAAGTCGTTCCAAGTATGGTACCAAGCGACCGAAAAAATAG
- the rpsG gene encoding 30S ribosomal protein S7 — protein sequence MPRRSRQTKRDVMQDPVYNNKIVTKLINQIMQSGKKGVAESIVYDAFDIIKEKTGKDPLEVFDQALKNVMPVLEVKARRVGGANYQVPIEVRHDRRQTLAIRWLTKYSRDRSGRTMRERLASEILDAAASTGATFKKKEDTHKMAEANKAFAHYRW from the coding sequence ATGCCAAGAAGGAGTCGACAGACAAAAAGGGATGTTATGCAGGATCCGGTTTATAATAATAAAATAGTGACGAAATTAATTAACCAGATTATGCAAAGCGGAAAAAAAGGTGTAGCTGAGTCTATTGTTTATGATGCCTTTGATATTATAAAAGAGAAGACCGGAAAAGATCCTTTGGAAGTTTTTGACCAGGCACTGAAGAATGTTATGCCGGTGTTGGAGGTTAAGGCGCGCCGTGTAGGTGGAGCCAACTACCAGGTTCCGATAGAGGTGCGTCATGATCGCAGGCAGACACTGGCAATTCGTTGGTTGACCAAATATTCCCGCGATCGTTCCGGTCGGACTATGAGAGAAAGACTCGCCAGTGAAATTCTGGATGCAGCTGCGTCAACCGGTGCAACTTTTAAGAAGAAAGAAGATACACATAAGATGGCAGAGGCCAACAAGGCATTCGCGCATTACAGGTGGTAA
- the fusA gene encoding elongation factor G — protein sequence MARKYALENTRNIGIMAHIDAGKTTTTERILFYTGRVHKLGEVHDGAATMDWMVQEQERGITITSAATTCEWRDHCINIIDTPGHVDFTMEVERSLRVLDGAVAVFCSVGGVEPQSETVWRQADKYRVPRIAYINKMDRIGADFFRGLTMIKDRLSANPVAVQLPIGVEENFRGIVDLIRNKAIIYLDDLGTHSEESEIPPEMMEIADLYREKLLEAVAESDEELMMKYLEGQSLTPEEIKLGIRKAALAVKIIPVLCGSSFKNKGVQPLLDAIVDFLPAPTDIPAVYGVDPESGEEDNRTAGDEEPFSALAFKIMADPYVGKLTFFRVYSGHLSSGSYVYNSTKNRRERIGRILRMHANHREEISEVFAGDIVAAVGLKSTTTGDTLCDEEHPIILESMEFPEPVIDVSIEPKTKADQEKMGLALQKLAEEDPTFRISTNDETGQTIISGMGELHLEVIVDRLLREFKVAANVGRPQVAFKETITKTVKAEGRFVRQSGGRGQYGHCMITLEPMPHGDGYEFVNKIIGGVIPKEYIPAIDSGIREAMTTGQLAGYPMVDIRATVYDGSFHDVDSSEIAFKIAGSMALKNGAQKAAPVLMEPIMKIEVVVMEEYMGDVIGDISSRRGRIEEMEPRSNMQVIHGYVPLAEMFGYATELRSRTQGRGTYTMQFSHYETVPQNIAEGIIAKRRG from the coding sequence ATGGCTCGCAAGTATGCTTTGGAAAATACACGCAACATAGGTATTATGGCCCATATTGATGCCGGTAAGACAACCACCACTGAGCGCATACTTTTTTATACGGGTAGGGTGCACAAACTCGGCGAAGTGCACGATGGAGCGGCGACTATGGATTGGATGGTGCAGGAACAAGAGCGGGGGATTACAATAACCTCTGCTGCTACTACTTGTGAGTGGAGGGATCACTGCATCAATATTATCGATACGCCAGGTCACGTGGACTTCACAATGGAGGTTGAGCGTTCCCTACGGGTACTGGACGGTGCTGTAGCAGTATTTTGTTCGGTAGGAGGCGTTGAACCGCAGTCAGAGACTGTTTGGCGACAGGCAGATAAATACAGGGTACCCCGGATTGCCTATATAAACAAAATGGATCGTATCGGGGCTGATTTTTTTCGTGGACTGACAATGATTAAGGACAGATTATCAGCCAACCCTGTAGCAGTTCAGCTTCCTATCGGTGTAGAAGAGAATTTTCGTGGAATTGTAGACCTGATTCGCAACAAGGCTATTATATATCTCGACGATCTGGGTACGCACAGTGAAGAAAGTGAAATTCCCCCTGAAATGATGGAGATTGCGGATCTTTACCGGGAAAAGCTTTTGGAAGCTGTGGCCGAATCAGATGAAGAATTGATGATGAAGTATTTAGAAGGGCAATCGTTAACACCTGAGGAGATCAAGTTAGGGATTCGCAAAGCGGCTTTGGCTGTAAAGATAATCCCGGTATTATGCGGTTCCTCATTTAAAAATAAGGGAGTGCAGCCCCTGCTGGACGCTATTGTGGATTTTCTTCCGGCCCCTACCGATATTCCCGCCGTATACGGGGTAGACCCGGAGTCAGGTGAGGAAGACAATCGTACGGCCGGCGACGAAGAACCGTTTTCGGCGTTAGCCTTTAAAATCATGGCAGATCCTTATGTTGGTAAGCTGACTTTCTTTCGGGTGTATTCCGGACACCTGTCCTCCGGTTCATATGTATATAATTCAACCAAAAATCGTCGTGAGCGTATTGGACGAATACTGCGCATGCATGCTAATCACCGTGAGGAAATAAGCGAAGTTTTTGCAGGTGATATAGTAGCGGCCGTAGGGCTTAAATCAACCACTACCGGAGATACGCTTTGTGATGAGGAGCACCCGATAATATTAGAGTCTATGGAATTTCCTGAACCTGTTATTGATGTCTCTATTGAACCAAAAACTAAAGCGGATCAGGAAAAAATGGGATTGGCTTTACAGAAGCTGGCCGAGGAAGATCCTACTTTCCGTATTTCCACAAATGACGAAACGGGGCAGACAATTATCTCGGGTATGGGTGAACTGCACCTGGAAGTCATAGTGGATCGGCTTCTAAGAGAATTTAAGGTAGCTGCCAATGTAGGACGGCCGCAAGTAGCTTTTAAAGAGACTATAACTAAAACTGTTAAAGCTGAAGGCAGGTTTGTGCGCCAGTCAGGCGGGCGAGGCCAATACGGGCATTGTATGATTACCCTTGAACCTATGCCGCACGGTGACGGCTATGAATTTGTAAATAAGATTATTGGTGGAGTTATACCTAAAGAATATATACCTGCTATAGATTCGGGAATCCGTGAAGCTATGACTACCGGGCAGCTAGCCGGCTATCCGATGGTCGATATACGTGCCACTGTTTATGACGGTTCCTTCCATGATGTTGATTCATCCGAAATAGCGTTTAAGATTGCCGGTTCAATGGCTCTTAAGAATGGTGCGCAAAAAGCCGCGCCAGTGCTAATGGAACCGATTATGAAGATCGAAGTAGTAGTAATGGAAGAGTATATGGGTGACGTTATAGGCGACATCAGTTCTCGCAGAGGCCGTATTGAAGAAATGGAGCCAAGGTCTAATATGCAAGTAATACATGGTTATGTTCCCTTGGCTGAGATGTTTGGTTATGCAACTGAGTTGCGCTCCAGAACACAAGGCAGAGGAACATATACAATGCAGTTTAGCCATTATGAAACAGTGCCGCAGAATATAGCTGAAGGCATAATCGCTAAGCGGCGGGGTTAA